Part of the bacterium genome, CCGGCTGCCGAGGCCGCGGCCCTCGACCAGGGGCCCCGCGCCGGCGCGGTGCTGAAGGTCGATCCGGCCCGGGCCGAGCGGGGGGCCGCGCTGTTCGACGCCCGCAGCTGCACCGACTGCCACACCCTGGGCGAGGCCGACCTCGCGCCTAACCTGTTGTCCGTCTTCGACAAACGGACGCTGCCGTGGCTCCGGCGGCAGATCCGCGACCCCGAGTGGATGGCCGCCCACGACTCCGTCACGCAGGCGTTGGTCGAGGAATTCGGCCTCGAAATGGTGGATATGGGTGTCACCGCGGAAGAGGCCGAGGACATCCTGCACCACCTCAAACGGGCCGCCGACGCGGCCGCCCCCTGACCTCGCCCGCGCTCCCACCTTGCACTTTGATCAGATCCGGCCTATTTTTTGCCCATCAAACGAAGAGACACGCGCGGCCCGGTGGAAGGGCCGCCAGAAAAGCGGCCGCGATTCATGACTGCATGCCTTCCAGGCACCACGCCTGCGTCCTTTCCGGGACCGGTCCGTGTTCGCCCGGATCCGCCTGCGGGCTGATCCGGATACCCGAACACAGGACAGAACACGTATG contains:
- a CDS encoding c-type cytochrome, with amino-acid sequence MSRNVLLIPVAGFCLLAGCGDGGAEGGADRQAAASDPAAEAAALDQGPRAGAVLKVDPARAERGAALFDARSCTDCHTLGEADLAPNLLSVFDKRTLPWLRRQIRDPEWMAAHDSVTQALVEEFGLEMVDMGVTAEEAEDILHHLKRAADAAAP